A single Terriglobales bacterium DNA region contains:
- a CDS encoding putative Ig domain-containing protein, producing MLRILAFLLLAAAGTVAATVPTVTLTSPLNGCNTCGPQVTLAATANFAPIQWQVQLDGLLVYSVSSTSTSFSKTITTSLGVWHTITVSAIVGGAVPVAYSAGPIQVYAPAPLVITTTSLPQAYTNIQYSAQFTATGGTRPYTWSLPAGSLPPGLTMAATTGVVSGKATQAGSYSFDVQVTDSLGLKTLVKVGTGFPLAMIVHNSAIKLSWIYTSAVDRFNVYRSTVSGGPYSLLGATAALSYTDKTFVPGKTYYFVVTAVISGAESVHSGEIMAVTK from the coding sequence TTGCTGCGCATTCTTGCGTTTCTTCTCCTTGCCGCCGCGGGTACAGTGGCCGCGACCGTCCCAACCGTCACCCTCACGTCACCGCTCAACGGCTGTAACACCTGTGGCCCGCAGGTCACGCTCGCAGCGACCGCGAACTTCGCTCCGATCCAGTGGCAGGTACAGCTGGACGGCCTGTTGGTCTATTCGGTCAGCAGCACCAGCACGAGCTTCAGCAAGACCATCACCACCAGCCTCGGCGTGTGGCACACCATCACCGTCTCGGCGATCGTGGGGGGCGCGGTCCCGGTGGCGTACTCAGCCGGTCCGATCCAGGTGTACGCGCCGGCGCCGCTGGTCATCACTACGACCAGCCTGCCGCAGGCCTACACCAACATCCAGTATTCGGCGCAATTCACGGCCACGGGAGGGACCAGGCCCTACACCTGGTCGCTTCCTGCGGGCAGTCTGCCTCCCGGCCTGACCATGGCCGCGACCACCGGCGTCGTGTCCGGCAAGGCGACCCAGGCGGGCTCGTACAGCTTCGACGTTCAGGTCACCGACAGCCTCGGCCTCAAGACCCTGGTCAAGGTGGGCACCGGCTTTCCCCTCGCGATGATCGTGCACAACAGTGCCATCAAGCTGTCTTGGATCTATACCAGCGCCGTTGACCGGTTCAATGTGTACCGCAGCACGGTTTCCGGGGGGCCGTACTCTCTGCTCGGCGCAACCGCCGCGTTGAGCTACACCGATAAGACCTTCGTGCCGGGAAA
- a CDS encoding PspC domain-containing protein — MYCNYCGKVIQDDAHVCAYCGKRVGAVLARKRLVRPREGRKIAGVCLSLAEYFDLDVSLIRLLWVLAVIFGGTGLLAYIVGWIVIPDEPQPESQPAGHQVTNP, encoded by the coding sequence ATGTACTGCAACTACTGCGGCAAGGTGATCCAGGACGACGCCCATGTCTGTGCCTACTGCGGCAAGCGAGTGGGAGCGGTACTGGCCCGCAAGCGCCTGGTGCGCCCGCGTGAGGGGCGCAAGATCGCCGGCGTCTGCCTCAGCTTGGCGGAGTACTTCGACCTCGACGTCAGCCTGATCCGGCTGCTGTGGGTGCTGGCGGTGATCTTCGGTGGTACCGGCCTGCTCGCCTACATCGTGGGCTGGATCGTGATCCCCGACGAGCCCCAGCCGGAGTCGCAGCCAGCCGGGCACCAGGTCACCAATCCGTAA